From the Desulfovibrio sp. JY genome, one window contains:
- a CDS encoding TrkA family potassium uptake protein — translation MAQDQVCIIGLGKFGFHMGRCLVELGRPVIGVDGNPEKVKNAQNIFTQVYQLDAKDKRALAQIHVEEMSHVVVSVGHSMEASILISLYLKELGVPQVWVKAVSTDHEKLLMKIGVDTVFIPERFAAKNMAHQLASPGLIEYLPMDKNVAIKEIGIDDWAGRTLRQLDLTNKHQVQVIAWKRAQAEHYSFIPKADEPLGSGDKLVLVGREDRLAKLRP, via the coding sequence ATGGCCCAGGATCAGGTATGCATCATCGGGCTCGGCAAGTTCGGCTTTCATATGGGCCGCTGTCTGGTGGAGCTCGGCCGGCCGGTGATCGGCGTGGACGGCAATCCCGAGAAGGTCAAAAACGCCCAGAACATCTTCACCCAGGTCTACCAGCTCGACGCCAAGGACAAGCGGGCCCTGGCCCAGATCCATGTGGAGGAGATGTCCCACGTCGTTGTTTCCGTGGGCCATTCCATGGAGGCGAGCATCCTCATCTCGCTCTACCTCAAGGAACTCGGCGTGCCCCAGGTCTGGGTCAAGGCCGTGTCCACGGACCATGAGAAGCTGCTCATGAAAATCGGCGTGGATACGGTCTTTATTCCCGAGCGTTTCGCGGCCAAGAACATGGCCCATCAGCTGGCGAGTCCGGGGTTGATTGAATACCTGCCCATGGACAAGAACGTGGCCATAAAAGAGATCGGCATCGACGACTGGGCCGGTCGGACCTTGCGCCAGCTCGACCTGACCAACAAACATCAGGTACAGGTCATTGCCTGGAAGCGGGCGCAGGCCGAGCACTATTCCTTTATCCCCAAGGCCGACGAGCCGCTTGGGAGCGGCGACAAGCTGGTGCTGGTGGGCCGCGAGGACAGGCTCGCCAAGCTGCGGCCGTAA